A stretch of the Myripristis murdjan chromosome 24, fMyrMur1.1, whole genome shotgun sequence genome encodes the following:
- the LOC115355887 gene encoding leukotriene B4 receptor 1-like gives MEQLNFTAVTTNFSNISSTLAPLQVVSRNSRHLVTGIVLSLCFVLGVPGNLAVIVFLWRNSQQLSSLSRSLMLNLAVSDLMCLITLPLWSYALLNTWIFGSVACKVLTYVVYCGIYGSLLSVTTLSIQRYLQVVWLQNRLNQVGQMGVLVPLWIMEIILAIPAPIVRDVVENDSWTYCIFIFSSDAQEIAYLLIEVLLGFIFPFSIMAFAYIRLHYKVNQTEFFNNPRMTRLVTSIIVIFFVLWIPYHIVNVLNVAAILLRNQVLLKSVMGIGSITGALTFLNSCLDPLLYAFASKNICTACGNV, from the coding sequence ATGGAGCAGCTCAACTTCACTGCTGTCACCACCAACTTCTCCAACATCTCGTCCACTCTGGCTCCTCTACAAGTCGTCTCCAGGAACTCTAGACATCTGGTCACTGGGAtcgtcctgtctctctgctttgtGCTGGGTGTTCCAGGTAACCTCGCAGTGATAGTGTTCCTCTGGCGAAATTCCCAGCAACTGTCTAGTCTGAGCCGCAGTTTGATGCTGAACTTGGCTGTGTCAGACCTCATGTGCTTGATCACCCTGCCACTGTGGAGTTACGCTCTACTCAATACCTGGATCTTTGGTTCGGTGGCATGTAAAGTCCTCACGTATGTTGTGTACTGTGGTATCTATGGTAGTCTGCTGAGTGTAACTACACTGAGCATCCAGCGCTACCTCCAGGTGGTTTGGCTGCAGAACAGACTGAACCAGGTGGGGCAGATGGGGGTACTGGTTCCTCTCTGGATCATGGAAATAATCTTGGCCATCCCTGCCCCAATAGTTCGAGATGTGGTTGAGAATGACAGCTGGACATATTGCATATTCATCTTCTCTTCTGATGCCCAAGAGATTGCCTATTTGCTGATTGAGGTACTGCTGGggtttattttcccattttctaTCATGGCATTTGCTTATATCCGCCTCCATTATAAAGTGAACCAAACAGAATTCTTTAATAATCCACGGATGACCAGACTGGTGACCAGTATCATTGTGATCTTTTTTGTTCTCTGGATACCATATCACATTGTTAATGTGTTGAATGTGGCAGCTATTCTGCTCAGGAATCAGGTCCTGTTGAAGTCTGTCATGGGGATTGGCAGTATTACTGGAGCACTAACATTTCTGAACAGCTGCCTGGATCCACTCCTTTATGCCTTTGCCTCCAAAAACATTTGCACTGCCTGTGGTAATGTTTGA
- the LOC115356679 gene encoding serine protease 23-like, producing the protein MGSKSFLCLLLCVAALARSAVRSEDNDNEVYSWSRRSLPVLLDRHTELLNTPLFKGLEEDEERGRAETLCGIECQSALPPMSQPEQERILGYETMYANGTRTQTEITLQGFNNTAARTPARTSAHIRKKRQVYGADGRFVISDSQFITNYPFSSAVRLSTGCSGVLVSPKHVLTAAHCVHDGRDYLGGVRKLKVGLLQLKTKRGRGGRRRGGRRRGGRRGEGETGEEKTREQVVEEGEEQNRIDGDVAGERKGGKGRRQRGRKGGEEGTADQGNIDETERGGTQSLNRIRRSAEAKKQPVFRWSRVKQMHIPKGWIHTDSSANSVSPDYDYALLVLKRPVKQKHMELGVAPSPKSLARIHFSSYDADKSLLDGSGDEKVVYRFCSVTEESNDLMYQHCDAQRGATGAGVYIRLRQELGGRKGKWQRRVIGVFSGHQWVELEEGKEVDFNVAVRITPPKYAQICHWIHGDPSLCREV; encoded by the coding sequence ATGGGCTCCAAAAGCTTTCTgtgcctgctgctctgtgtggctGCCCTGGCACGTTCTGCTGTCCGCAGTGAGGATAATGACAATGAAGTGTACAGCTGGTCCCGACGGAGCCTCCCGGTGCTactggacagacacacagagcttttAAACACCCCTCTGTTCAAGGGgctggaggaggatgaggagcgaGGACGAGCAGAGACATTGTGTGGGATTGAGTGTCAGAGTGCGCTACCACCTATGAGCCAACCTGAACAAGAGAGGATTCTGGGATATGAGACGATGTACGCAAACGGCACACGTACACAGACGGAGATCACATTGCAGGGCTTTAACAACACAGCTGCACGTACACCTGCCCGTACATCAGCACACATCCGCAAGAAACGTCAAGTTTACGGCGCAGATGGGCGCTTTGTGATCTCTGACTCGCAGTTCATCACCAACTACCCGTTCTCCAGTGCGGTTCGCCTCTCGACAGGGTGCTCCGGAGTCTTAGTATCCCCAAAACATGTGCTAACAGCAGCCCACTGCGTCCACGATGGGAGGGATTACCTAGGAGGAGTCAGAAAGCTCAAAGTTGGGTTGCTGCAGCTCAAGACTaaaaggggaagaggaggaaggaggagaggaggacggcggagaggtgggaggagaggagagggggagacaggTGAGGAGAAAACACGGGAGCAGGTAGTAGAGGAGGGTGAggagcagaatagaatagatggAGATGTGgcaggagaaagaaagggagggaaaggtagaaggcagagaggaaggaaaggaggcgaggagggaacagctgatcagggaaaCATAGAtgaaacagagaggggaggaacaCAAAGTCTCAACCGCATACGACGCAGCGCTGAAGCCAAAAAGCAGCCTGTTTTCCGTTGGTCGCGGGTTAAACAAATGCACATCCCTAAAGGCTGGATCCACACCGACAGCTCAGCCAACTCTGTGTCCCCTGACTATGATTACGCCCTTCTGGTGCTCAAGCGGCCCGTCAAACAGAAGCACATGGAGCTTGGAGTCGCACCTTCTCCAAAGTCTCTGGCAAGGATTCACTTCTCAAGCTACGATGCTGACAAAAGCCTGCTGGACGGGAGCGGAGACGAAAAAGTGGTTTACCGTTTTTGCTCGGTGACAGAGGAGTCGAACGACCTCATGTACCAGCACTGTGACGCCCAGCGCGGCGCCACTGGTGCAGGCGTCTACATCCGTCTCAGACAGGAACTAGGGGGCAGGAAAGGGAAGTGGCAGAGGAGGGTGATTGGCGTATTCTCAGGGCATCAGTGGGTGGAGTTGGAGGAAGGCAAGGAGGTGGACTTTAATGTTGCAGTGAGGATCACACCACCCAAATATGCTCAAATCTGCCACTGGATCCATGGAGATCCCAGCCTCTGTAGAGAGGTTTGA
- the LOC115356394 gene encoding CX3C chemokine receptor 1-like has product MEQLNFTAVTTNFSNISSTLAPLQVISVKSAYLVSAIILSLCFVLGVPGNLAVIVFLWRNSQQLSSLSRSLMLNLAVSDLMCLITLPLWTYALLTTWIFGSVTCKVLTYVLYCGIYGSLLSVTTLSIQRYLQVVWLQNRLNQVGQRGILVLLWIMEIILAIPAVIFRQLVKNDGWTFCLTEFSSDAQELAFLLTEVLLGFVLPFSIMAFSYIRLHYKVSQTAFFNNPRMTRLVTSITVIFFVLWIPYHIINLMTVAAILLRNQALLNSTRGIGSITEALLFLNSCLDPLLYAFASKNICTACGNV; this is encoded by the coding sequence ATGGAGCAGCTCAACTTCACTGCTGTTACCACCAACTTTTCCAACATCTCTTCCACTCTGGCTCCTCTACAAGTCATCTCTGTGAAATCTGCATATCTGGTCTCCGCTATaatcctgtctctctgctttgtGCTGGGTGTTCCAGGTAACCTCGCAGTGATAGTGTTCCTCTGGAGAAATTCCCAGCAACTGTCCAGTCTGAGCCGCAGTTTGATGCTGAACTTGGCTGTGTCAGACCTCATGTGCTTGATCACCCTGCCACTGTGGACTTATGCTCTACTCACCACCTGGATCTTTGGTTCGGTGACATGTAAAGTCCTGACATATGTTCTGTACTGTGGCATCTATGGTAGTCTGCTGAGTGTAACTACACTGAGCATCCAGCGCTACCTCCAGGTGGTTTGGCTGCAGAACAGACTGAACCAGGTGGGACAGAGGGGGATACTGGTTCTGCTCTGGATCATGGAAATAATCTTGGCCATCCCTGCTGTGATATTTCGACAGTTGGTAAAGAATGACGGCTGGACATTTTGTCTCACAGAGTTCTCTTCTGATGCCCAAGAGCTTGCCTTTTTATTGACCGAGGTCCTGCTGGGGTTTGTTTTACCATTTTCTATCATGGCGTTTTCTTACATCCGCCTCCATTATAAAGTGAGTCAAACAGCTTTCTTTAACAACCCACGGATGACCAGACTGGTGACCAGTATCACTGTGATCTTTTTTGTTCTGTGGATACCATATCACATCATTAATTTGATGACTGTGGCAGCTATTCTGCTCAGGAATCAAGCTCTGTTGAATTCTACTAGAGGGATTGGCAGTATTACTGAAGCACTACTATTTCTGAACAGCTGCCTGGATCCACTGCTTTACGCCTTTGCCTCCAAAAACATTTGCACTGCCTGTGGTAATGTTTGA